Within the Miscanthus floridulus cultivar M001 chromosome 2, ASM1932011v1, whole genome shotgun sequence genome, the region aagaagggtggatgcacacttgctactctcttttcactaatgaggtcttaatcttggattctcaaatctcaatcacctcactaggctcttgctctccttggcactctcaagggtgtttcttagctgttgaaattggtaagagtactcccttgaatgaatagaggaagtatttataacccctcattcaaaacgaaccattatgtgcctctgtggggtgattagatgctccggtcaagttgaccggacgctccgatcagttctccccgccactgagccattaagttgtgactggactctgaccagtgtccggtcagcactaaccggacgcttCCGGTCATGAAAaccgctctctagaaccttactggagttgaccggactctggcacccaacgtccggtcacttttctctCAACGTCCGATCGCAACCAGACGAtctcaccttgatcaaatgaactgactagactctacgccagcgtccggtcacaccggaaccagcgtttggtcaacatttgaccctccattcacttccaactagcaatcatatgtgaataaagtttgctccaattgatcgtagggctacttcggagctacctagtggtagttttgacaagtgtgcaccacacctaaccctactagactcacctaggtcaagctactagttcataccccccttaatagtatgaccaaaggaaaaacaaagtcctaaactactctaagtgtctcttcaacaccaaacgacacttagaactagtctatccttaaccttatcattcatcctttgaaaaccgaaacgatttccatcgtaggggcatgacaaccatgattgcccaatcaattgccattaccatgacctaacttaattgcctctacaaaacacacgttagtcatagtaatctcgtattgtcattaatcaccaaaacccaactaggcgCTTAGATGCTTTTAGGGTGGACAGGGATCCCCTCCACGGTCAAGGGACACTGTCGTTCCGCAGCCAATGTCCTACGCTTAACCCTAGTGAtcaggtaggcctctcccaactgatggaCACACCGATCTTCAGCCTTcttcagagcttctgacatggcaATCTCCTGACTCTCTGCAGTTGCCGCACTGGTATGCGCTTTGGCCagctacacctggagcatcctggagaagatctcggcttcctcggctcgtcggaggcacttcctcagctctgaggcttgccgatcatactgctcatccagagcaagcaggtacgtggtcaagtgcaccatggttagactatcttcttgcgcattctgcccttgcaaagcctccatgcgagccctccatgcccgtcaattcttttccaaaggtggaaagaacctcatgggcgCATAGGAGGCAGTGCGCCGGCCGAAGGGGCGGCTCCGGGATGGCATCGTGGTGCTGCGCTGGACTTCGGACACGGCGACGGGCGGTGGTAGTGCTGCGGGGCACAGGAGGGGCAGCGGGCATGGCTGCAGTCCCGCTGCGCCACAGTTGGTGCACGGCGGCACAATGCGGACGACGGCGGGGAAGGCGACAGCCTACAGTACGAGGGCGCGCGacgtggggaggaagaggaggggcgcATCGCAGAGCTCGAAGTGGCAGCCGCGGCCGTGGTCaggcgaggacgacgatgacgcgGATGGTGAAGCAGAGGCGGCAAGGACAAGCAGAGATAGACAACAGCTCGGCCTCGGCGTGCACAAGAAGGAGCGCGGGGAGAGGGAGCAATGGGACGGGGGCACGACAGGGCCATGTGCTCCCATTAAAATTCAGACAAGACGCAAGCGAGGGAGAGAAGGACAGCGATGTAGGCAAACAGCCGCGCTGGGGTGCAGAGCGTGCGTGGGCATCAACGTTGGCATTGCATGCAAGGGCACAGGCGGGCCAGGCGCTGCAGGTAGCGTAAAAAACAGCAGCGGCCCGACCAGAGCTAGACGTGGCCAAGGCAAGAGTGCTCTGCTAGTTAAGTCGAGGTTGAGTACACGCGAGAAAACGACGAGGCACCATCGTCCCTCAAACTAGTGCATAGACGGGACGACTCGAACCTGGCGGGACGCGAAGGCAGCCATCTCGGCAAATCATCCATTAAAACGCTCCCAAACAAGGAAACGAGGGAGCATGCACACATGGCGCCTACGGTGCTCGTTCAGTGCGGCAGCGGCACCAAGCAGAGCAGGCTAGGTAGTTGAGGCGAGCGACTGAGATCGTGCGAAAACATAGatgtagtgcttaaccatttttgttggaaatcgaataccaaaatggcattgtctactatcgTTTCCGACTTAGAGAGAATAATAACTTTGctagaactaacaacctttagcgcttttatcgtaatttttaatatgcctaaacctaattaattccaaCCGCTACGCATTTCATACACTAATTCATACGTCACACTAActcatagaaacaaaacatcgaggaactaattaacccgttgttcaatataattcaccaaaatgaCACTTTTAAACGTAAGTTAAATTTTAGAGgctcttgtgttcttgcccctactttgatgtgcaattgtgattttgcccttcacTACAAGCAAGTCAATGAGATTTTGCCCCTAATCAACGGTCAAAACAGGGGCAAATTCACAAAGACCAGGGGCAAAAACGCGTTGACTTGCTAGTAGTGAAGGGCAAAATCataaagttagaaaaacgaggaTAAAATCACAATTGCACTTCAAAATAAGGGGCAAGAACATCAAAAACCCTAAATTTTAACATCCGAGAAAATCGTTTCGGTACAccctcttaggtctaaatcttggtgctaaacaagctcgtaacaccaggggtgttacatgttACAGACACCTTACATGTTTGTTATAGATTAATTGAGATCTTGCTGGCTCATAATGATCGTTTCATTAAGTATCCCAGTAGGCTGGTCCAGTTGAGGTATTCAGATGTCAAGTGGCATTGTTAGTCAATGAAATAACATTACCACGATAGATCTGTTTGATGTTATGAGAAACCACATTTAAGGTCTTTTATAGAGAATTATTGGTAACATCCCTTTGCACATAAAAAAATATATGTCAAATCTGATGAAATCATATAAATAATTGTGATGACATCCAAGTGTGCCTAATGATTTAGTAATATGTACCGGACTGATCTAAATGTCAGTGAGCCCAAGCAGCACGATCACTAGCAAACTGCAGCCGCGAGGGACATGATCTGCTTATTTATTGCTTGATTCAGAAACCAATCCCTGACATGGAAAGGAAACTAATCCTGTCTCTAACTAGTATTATATTGCGAGGAAGTTTCTAGCTGGCAGTAAATCCCAAACAAACCAAATATACTAGTATTATCTTTAGTTGATATCAAATCTCACCGAACAACTAACTGAAGTACACTAAAATGTAAGGAGAAGCCCACGTGCTACACGCCCGCACTGTTTTACATGAATAAGTAGTAATCAACCAAGGAcctggatttttttttaatatttttttaaactattttcaaatatgacactgtttttttctttttaaaactaacatttttggccgcgcctattcgcATTGCACGGCGAAATCACGTTGCCGTGTTATGCATGGATCGATGACGTAGCAGCGACCAGGACCGCTGAACGCGATGTGGCCGGGGTGCCTCGCGCGTGGATCTGGGCACGACACCGACGCGCCATGGAGAATGGCGCAGCAATGCTCCCGCCGACCACATTACTTCACTGTTCACATGTATTATCCGCGTGGAATTCACACGTCCTAATTGTTCCGACTATTGTTCTGTCATTGTTCATAGACAATGTTTGCATAGACTTCGCGCGTCCTGACCACTCCGATTAAATGCGCGTGGAATTCGTACGTCCTGAGCATTCCCATTGCTGTTCCCTTCAAGTCATTTGGCGGTGGGACCATGACGCCCGGGGCCATGTGATCGAAATTGCTGTTCCCTTCAAGTCATTTGGCCGTGGGATTCATGCGTCCTGAGCATTCCCATTGCTGACCTGTACCGGGGCCCGCCGCATTAATCTGCGCGCCGGGCACGCATCCGACCGCCCAGGGCGCGTTGTCGTTTGCCCAGCTACCTGACGCGCGGGCCCGCGGCGTGGCCCCCACGCATGATGGTCAAATTTGCAGTGCATTCATGATTAATTAAGGTGTATTATGGGAGCGACCATTCGGATTAGGGCAAGCATTAGCATGCGCATGGCCTTAAGATTCGCATCCGTGCGTGACTCGTGACCTCCCAGCCACCCCAAGCTTTTCTGACAGGTTGGACCAGTGCTACAATAACGAAAATATGTAGTAGATGACAGGTGGCCCCGGCGCGGTGTAAGTGGGGATGTGGTGGTGGAGACGGGGCCCATGGAGGAGGGACCGGCTATTTCGGGACACGCGTCGTGGGGTGAGCGGAGGTTACGTCTCGTGTAGCGTGTATGGGACTCTGCGTCCCGGGAGCAAGTGATCCGGAGCGGGACCCGGAGTGGTCGCTGGGCCCCGGATTGGCCCAGCTGGATCCAACGCGATAACTGGGGACCACCTGCCTGTAAGCAAGATCTGGGCCCATCCGTCCAGAGATATCGCGCGAGATCACTGTGCAGTGATGACCTTTCAGAGAATATTATATTATATTTGCATGTTTATAAAACAAGCCTCGTCGTAGTTAAGGATTGGAATAATTAATTAATACTGTTGCGTGTATAGTAGGTCTATCCACGCGAGTAATCGGAGCCATTGCTGTGAACAGTGAACGAACAGTAATGGGATGCTCAGGACGCATGAATGATCCGCGCATTTAATCGGAGCGGTCAGGACGTGTCTATGAACAATGATAGAATAGTAGTCTGAACAATCAGGACGCGCGAATTCCACCCGAACAGTATATGTGAACAGTGAAGTACACTAAAATGTAAGGAGAAGCCCACGTGCTACACACCCTGGGCACTGTTTTACATGAATACTCCTaatatctgtcgttctcgcttttcgagaaataactttaataatatatatatattaaaaaatattattatttatggtacataattaacaccattggaaagatctttgaatctagttttttaataaatttatttggagacacaaatgttgcacatattttgtaCAAATTAAGTTAAAGTCGTGGCACGGACACAAAAAACGACAGATAAATTGGGACAGAGGGAGCAAGTAGTAATCAACCAGGGACCTGGACATGACAAATCAATTATTTTATTTTAATAATATTATAGTAAAGAGGCTAGCTGTTGAGTCACGTACTGAAATATGTATAGCTGCTCTGCCTTCTCCCTCTATATATACCCTGCATTTCTGCCTTTTGAAAATGCCTTACTCTTGCATCATTCGATAATTTCATCACTCTTGCTTACATTCTTACATCTGCTCATCACCAGTAACACCAAAAGCAAACACATCTACTTCGCTAGAATGGGCGAGAGTAGAGGCAGCATTGCCTTCTTTACGGCCTACAGACCACCGGTGGCCCTGGACATATTCTGCTGTCCAGTTCTGCCATCATCCAGGCAGGATGAGCTCCACCTGACGGACGGCTTGTCCTACAATTACAACTGCCGACCCATTCCACCAGCGGCTCTCAAGACGATCATCAAGCGCCCGAGACTGGCTCATGAAGCCGTCATAGATGACGATGTTGATTCTGGCCGTCTCACTGGTCTGGTCTTTGTTTCCGAAAGAGAGCACAACTTGGAAACACTTCATGTAGCCCTTCGCTTCACTGCCAACAATGAAGTCAGGGTCTTCAGCTTGGCGGACATCTATGGCTCCGACTTATTCAGTGGTGCCCGTTTGGAGGACAATGGCTGCATTGCTGGTGGCTACGAGGTGGATGGATCTACAATTGACCATTACCTTGTCTATGTATCTACCAAGGAGCCAGTCCAAGAACGGCGCTGCCCCTGGAACGTTGTTTACAAAACCAACCTTAGAACCGGTGAAACTGAGCGGCTCACCCCACCAGGTCAGGTTACTGATCTTTCTCTTGAAGCCTTCTGCTGTTTGATCCATCTCCTACAGTCCTACTTGTGGTTAGATGCATGACTAGATATTAGTATTTCCTTTCTACTTAATTTGATCATTGATCTTGTAATTCTGTTTCAACAGGAACATTTGATATAAGTCCCTCTGTGTCACCATCTGGGAAGAAGATCGCTTTGGCTTCATTCCAAGGTAAGACATGGGATGGCGAGATTAAGGATCTGAAGACAAACATCTACGTGACGAGCTTAGAGAATCCATCTCTGGAGCGAAGGCGAGTGATAGAAAATGGTGGCTGGCCATCGTGGGGCAGTGAAAACGTCATATTTTTTCACAGGAAGGTTGGGGACATTTGGGGAGTGTTTCGGTACAACCTGAGCACTGGTGAAACAGTCCGGGTGACCCCTGACGCATTCGATGCAGTGACTCCGGCAGCTATTGATGAGACCAGAGTAGCAGTTGCAACCATTCGCCAGAAGTCTGAGTTCACTGATGTTCGCAACGAAGCCCAGTACCGGCACATTGAGATCTTTGACATGAGTGCACAGGAACAACCGTTGCAAATAACGCAGAACACCAGGGCAAAAGCCGACCATTTCAACCCCTTCGTGATGGACGGTGGCAAGTACATTGGCTATCATCGTTGCAAAAGCGACCTTCTCAAGGTACATATTGTTCATTAAACTCCTCCGATCCACTTGAAATACATAGTCATTATGGGGATAATTTGGGGCCATGTGATCGAAATACTGTTTTCTGCAGCATGGAGATGATGTGCCGAGACATTTTCTTAAGGTGCAATCGCCACTCGAAGATGTTGGACTGTTTAGGGTGTCTGGTGTGTTCCCAACGTTTTCGAAAGATGGTTCTAAGCTTGCATTCGTCGATAACGAGTTCAAAGCCGTGTGGTTGGCAGATAGCCAGGGATTGCGTGTGGTCTTCGAGGTAAGGAACTGGCTCCTTTAGTTTATGTTTCTCTAATGGAGAAACAGGTGAATTTTGCAAGCTTGCAATGGTTTATAACCAGAGGAATATGCCTTTCTCAATTATGAGCGATTTGGTGTTGTTTCTACAGACAGATGGCCCAGACAGCATCTTCTCACCAGTGTGGAACCAAAAGAAAGATATACTGTACGTATGCATGGGGCCATCCTTCAAAGCTAACGAAACACTGGAAATCCATGCCATCCCTGATGTATCCCGTGCTGCACGCGCACAAAGACAGACGCGACAGCTCACAAAGGGGAGATTCAACAATGCCTTCCCTTACACCAATCCTGATGGTAAGATAATGTCGCTCTTGCGGTCTTGCCGTTCTGCTCCAGTTACATCTACTACTAGCTACAGAATATATTGCTTCCTGAAAGGTAGAAATAAAGTTGCAACGTTCTGACGGTGGGTAAACCATGATATATATGTAGGTACGAAATTTGTTTTTCGATCAACGAGAGATGGAGGAGACAAGAACTACAAGAATCTGTACATAATGGAGGACGCAGAGTTCGGGGAGGTCGGAGGTGGCAAGGTGACACGGCTAACTGAAGGCAACTGGATCGACACGCATTGCCAGTGGTCTCCGGATGGGAACCTGATCGTGTTCGCGTCAAACCGCGACAAGCCCGCCGACGCGCCGGAGCGCGACCACGGCCTGGACCCGGGGTACTTCGCCGTGTACCTGATGAACGTCAGCGACTGCTCGGTGGTGAGGGTAATCAGGAGTGGGTATGACCTGTCCGGGCACGTGAACCACCCGGTGTTCAGCCCGGACGGGCGGAGCATCGCCGTGACGTCGGACCTCGCAGCGGTGTCCGCCGACCCGATGTCTCTGCCGACCTTCCTCCACTCCGTCAGGCCCTACGGCGACATCTTCTCCGTCGACATCGACCCGGACGACATGGAGAAGAACAAAGACCTGGACAAGTTCGTGCGCGTCACGCACAGCAGATACGAGAACTCCACTCCTGCTTGGACCGTGTTCTCGACGCATGACCCTCATGCGCAGTGGAACCTCCTGGTCATGGAGGACGAGTACACACCGGCATGCCCTTATGCTCATCCTGATGGAGGTGAAAGTTGGCACATGACTGGCCAGATCTGCATTCCGAAACGGCACTGCTGATCCTTGCGCTTGTGCTTTGCTCATCTACAAATTGTGTGGTGCTTGTTTTGAAGGACTTCTGTTTGTTCACTCAAAATTTGTTTGAAATAATGTCCTCTTCGTTTCAGTCTGTCTGTTGGTTTAAAAACCTTGTAATAAGTATCTGTTCTGTACATGCATCTTTGGATGTACAAAAACGGACCGTTTATTATTCTTCATCAAATAaatttccattatctaaaaaaaatgtaCTTTCCTTTATGAATGGCTTATGAACATGTTTCTTTTAATTACCCATATCTGTTCTGTACATGCATCTTTGTTGTTCGAACATGGTCTAAATActgtagttcttttcatcatagaggacaatatatgatacatctctcctatatttcaggtgcctaaattttaagatgatttcagGCAACACTCTGGTACTATCAATTAGTACAGGTAAATTAATACTTTATG harbors:
- the LOC136532721 gene encoding uncharacterized protein encodes the protein MGESRGSIAFFTAYRPPVALDIFCCPVLPSSRQDELHLTDGLSYNYNCRPIPPAALKTIIKRPRLAHEAVIDDDVDSGRLTGLVFVSEREHNLETLHVALRFTANNEVRVFSLADIYGSDLFSGARLEDNGCIAGGYEVDGSTIDHYLVYVSTKEPVQERRCPWNVVYKTNLRTGETERLTPPGTFDISPSVSPSGKKIALASFQGKTWDGEIKDLKTNIYVTSLENPSLERRRVIENGGWPSWGSENVIFFHRKVGDIWGVFRYNLSTGETVRVTPDAFDAVTPAAIDETRVAVATIRQKSEFTDVRNEAQYRHIEIFDMSAQEQPLQITQNTRAKADHFNPFVMDGGKYIGYHRCKSDLLKHGDDVPRHFLKVQSPLEDVGLFRVSGVFPTFSKDGSKLAFVDNEFKAVWLADSQGLRVVFETDGPDSIFSPVWNQKKDILYVCMGPSFKANETLEIHAIPDVSRAARAQRQTRQLTKGRFNNAFPYTNPDGTKFVFRSTRDGGDKNYKNLYIMEDAEFGEVGGGKVTRLTEGNWIDTHCQWSPDGNLIVFASNRDKPADAPERDHGLDPGYFAVYLMNVSDCSVVRVIRSGYDLSGHVNHPVFSPDGRSIAVTSDLAAVSADPMSLPTFLHSVRPYGDIFSVDIDPDDMEKNKDLDKFVRVTHSRYENSTPAWTVFSTHDPHAQWNLLVMEDEYTPACPYAHPDGGESWHMTGQICIPKRHC